A region of the Pseudomonas sp. TH06 genome:
GGCCCGGCCACATTGGTCAGCGGCATCGGCCCGGGCGCGGTGCTGGCCTGGCGCTGGTTGTCGGAGCAGAAGGACGACAAGGCCCAGGCCGTCTCCGTCGACCTGGCTCTGGAAAAGGGTGGCTGCACCCACCTGCTGCCAAAATCCGCCGCCCACGGCCATTGGCTGGTGGCGTGGAACGACAACCCGGACGACGCCAGCGCAGGTTTCGTGCGCGATCAACCGAACGCCGAAACCAGCATCAGCGACTACGACATCAACCTGCCGCAAGTGCTGAACAACGAACTGCGCAAGATCCTCGTCGGCGGCGACAAGGCCAACGGCGGTCTGGCGATCCCGGTGGTTGAAGTCCCGGCCGGCCAAGCCAAAGACACCGTGACCCTGTTCCTCTCCGGTGACGGCGGCTGGCGCGACCTCGACCGCGACGTAGCGGGCGAAATGGCCAAGATTGGCTACCCGGTGGTCGGCATCGACACCCTGCGCTACTACTGGCAGCACAAGAGCCCGGAACAAAGCGCACTGGACCTGACCGAACTGATGCAACACTACCGGCAGAAATGGGGCACCAAACGCTTCATCCTCACCGGTTACTCATTCGGTGCCGACGTTCTGCCGGCAATCTACAACCGCCTGCCGGACACCGAGCAGCAACGCGTAGACGCAATCATCCTGCTGGCCTTCGCCCGCACCGGCAGCTTCGAAATCGAAGTCGAAGGCTGGCTGGGTAACGCCGGCAAAGAAGCCGCCACCGGACCTGAGATGGCCAAGCTGCCACCGGCCAAGGTCGTGTGCATCTACGGTGAAGAAGAGACCGATGAAAGCGGCTGCACGGACAAGACTGCCGTTGGCGAGGCAGTAAAACTGCCTGGCGGCCACCACTTCGACGAGAACTACCCGGCGCTGGCCAAGCGTCTGGTGGACTTGATCGAGAAGCGTCAGAGCAAGGACTCGGTCGCCGAAGAGTGATCTGAGCCGCACCCACAAAAAGCCCCCGCAACTTCACGGTTGCGGGGGCTTTTTTACATCTCGGACGATGAACCCATTCCCCTGTAGGAGTGAGCCTGCTCGCGATAGCGGAGTGTCAGCCACCTATTTGCCAACTGACACACCGCTATCGCGAGCAGGCTCACTCCTACAAGGGAACTGCATATCCGACGTGTAGTTTTGTTTACTTCCAGTCTCGCAATATCAGATGACGCCCACAGACCTTGTAGGCAAACTCCGAAACTCGTGTTTGGACGCTCTGCCGCTCTATTGCGCTGTTTTTTGACGGGATACTCTCCGAACGTCGCTGACCCATTCAGCGATCGGGTGTGGTAACCCGGCTAGGCAAAGTGCAACAGTGCCTCCATCACGACATCAGACGTTCCTTACGCCTGTAATTCGCTGTCATGGCAGCTGTACGTGGGAGACCTTCGGGTCTGCCGGTTTCTTTGCTCTCCCGGTTTACCACCCTGCGTACAGCTGCCACCCATTCGTGTGGTAACGAATGAGGCAGCTCCTCGTTTTAAGGAGCAAAACAATGAGCAAAGAAAGTCCGTCATCGCCTTCAGACCTTACAACCATCGGCCTCACCCCTTTCCTCTACAACTCCGATCAAGCGTTCTTCAACGTCCGCTGCGGCATCCCGATCATCGATGCCCTGTCCCAATCCTCCGACCTGCTGTACCTCGCAAAATCCTTCGCCGAAGATGCGGCATTCATCAAAGACACCGACCGCCACGCTTGGGCTGCGCATTACCTGACAGTCATGGGCAAGGCTTTGCTTGATGATGTGATTCAGACACTGACTCCTCGTCCTCCGCGAACAAAGGCTGAATCTGAATTAGATGCACCCGAGAGCATGTAAAAGCGCAGGCACAAAAAAGCCCCCGCCAGTTGAAAAACCGGCGAGGGCTATCTTTTAATTGGGTTAGGCACATTGATCAGATTCGACGCTCGGCGGCGTCGTAAACCTCTTCATCTCGCCGCACCCCAACTGCGACGATCAACACCTGAATCGCCCTGCCATTGACCCGATAAACAATGCGCGTGTCGCCCGTGCGAATCCTGCGACATCCGGCAAGGCTAGCTCTGAGCGGTTTACCAGATTTTTCTGGCTCACCATTAATAATCCGCTCTTCAATGACATCAAGAATCCGGTTGGCTGCCGCAGATCCCAATTGATCCAGATCTCCTTGGACTTCCGGATGATAAATCACTCCCCAAACCATCCAGCACTCCCTTAGTCCTTCCTGGCATACCTGGCCCGCATATCGTCATGGCTGACCGCCTGGGCCGGATCAAAATTGATCAATCTCTCCCGGGCTGCCGCTTCGATGCGCAGGTTCTCGAGTTCATCCAGCATCTCTTGATAGGCCTGCACATTGATGATGACAGCTGCCGGTTGATTGTCTTTGAAGATGACCAGACGCTCAGTTGCACGACTGGAGATCTCCTTGAGCTTCGCACTGAAGCTCCTGACCATGGCAGTGACGGAAATTGCCTGGTCAGCGCGTTCTAGTAATGCCGTCATAAATACCTCTCACTCGCTTGCTGCTGAGCACAATAATGCACAGAGTATTGCGTTCAATTAAACACAGTGCAACTTCCTGTTTCCAGCCACCGACCAAATACCCACTCGACCAGGCACCCACAAAAAAGCCCCCGCCAGCCGCAGGGCTGACGGGGGCTCTCTGATGACGCTGACTTACATTTCTACCTGCGTCCCCAACTCAATCACCCGGTTCAACGGCAAATTAAAGAAGCGCAAATTGCCATTGGCATTCTTCAACATGAACGCAAACAACGCCTCACGCCAACGCGCCATGCCTTCAAGTTTCGAGGCAATCACCGTTTCCCGGCTGAGGAAGTAGGTCGTGCGCATCGGGCTGAAATCCAGGTCATCCAGGTGACACAGCTTCAGCGCCTGTGGCACGTCCGGCTCGTCGGTGAAGCCGAAGTGCAGGATCACTCGGAAGAAGCCGTCGCCGTAGGAATCCACTTCGAAACGCCGAGATGGCGGTACGCGCGGGATGTCTTCGTAAACCACGGTCAGCAGCACGACTTGTTCGTGCAATACCTGGTTATGCAACAAGTTGTGCAACAGCGCATGCGGTACGGCGTCG
Encoded here:
- a CDS encoding Phd-YefM; this translates as MTALLERADQAISVTAMVRSFSAKLKEISSRATERLVIFKDNQPAAVIINVQAYQEMLDELENLRIEAAARERLINFDPAQAVSHDDMRARYARKD
- a CDS encoding type II toxin-antitoxin system RelE/ParE family toxin produces the protein MVWGVIYHPEVQGDLDQLGSAAANRILDVIEERIINGEPEKSGKPLRASLAGCRRIRTGDTRIVYRVNGRAIQVLIVAVGVRRDEEVYDAAERRI
- a CDS encoding DUF3077 domain-containing protein — protein: MSKESPSSPSDLTTIGLTPFLYNSDQAFFNVRCGIPIIDALSQSSDLLYLAKSFAEDAAFIKDTDRHAWAAHYLTVMGKALLDDVIQTLTPRPPRTKAESELDAPESM
- a CDS encoding AcvB/VirJ family lysyl-phosphatidylglycerol hydrolase, translated to MIQRSLKYILAALIVLAVIAGGGYWYLKRPAPEPTVEQLNPADGAAMTRVIPGTKAKAQVLIAVNDDQKLSEKQLTTLSRSASAQLVQVILPKDCLLQSRALQSGLRELNGPATLVSGIGPGAVLAWRWLSEQKDDKAQAVSVDLALEKGGCTHLLPKSAAHGHWLVAWNDNPDDASAGFVRDQPNAETSISDYDINLPQVLNNELRKILVGGDKANGGLAIPVVEVPAGQAKDTVTLFLSGDGGWRDLDRDVAGEMAKIGYPVVGIDTLRYYWQHKSPEQSALDLTELMQHYRQKWGTKRFILTGYSFGADVLPAIYNRLPDTEQQRVDAIILLAFARTGSFEIEVEGWLGNAGKEAATGPEMAKLPPAKVVCIYGEEETDESGCTDKTAVGEAVKLPGGHHFDENYPALAKRLVDLIEKRQSKDSVAEE